A genomic stretch from Falco cherrug isolate bFalChe1 chromosome 1, bFalChe1.pri, whole genome shotgun sequence includes:
- the P2RX1 gene encoding P2X purinoceptor 1 isoform X1 yields MGQKCMEKVSSFLFEYDTPRMVLVRNKKVGLTFRLIQLIVLAYIIGWVFLYEKGYQSQDSIVSSVSVKLKGLTLTNESVMGPHIWDVVDYVFPPQGDNSFVVMTNFIVTPGQKQGNCPELPDAGLCTRDSDCSQGKYSRQGQGLMTGKCVHFNSSVKTCEIFGWCPVEVDDHIPNPALLSEAEKFTLFIKNSITFPRFKVSRRNLVESVTKQYLKKCTYHKVTDSLCPVFDLGYIVKESGQNFTFLAVKGGVVGITIDWNCDLDWPVRYCKPIYQFHGLYNDDSNVSPGFNFRYAKYYKEDGMDKRTLYKVFGIRFDILVNGKAGKFDIIPTMTTIGSGIGIFGVASVLCDLLLLHFLQGRDYYKQKKFKYAEQEPSKSHKKEKELDNTQ; encoded by the exons ATGGGGCAGAAGTGCATGGAGAAGGTGTCCTCCTTCCTCTTCGAGTATGATACCCCCAGGATGGTGCTGGTGAGGAACAAGAAGGTGGGACTGACCTTCCGGCTGATCCAGCTCATCGTCCTGGCATACATCATCGG GTGGGTTTTCCTCTATGAGAAGGGCTACCAGTCTCAGGACAGCATCGTCAGCTCGGTCTCGGTGAAGCTGAAAGGCCTGACGCTGACCAACGAAAGTGTCATGGGCCCTCACATCTGGGATGTGGTGGATTATGTTTTTCCACCCCAG GGGGACAACTCGTTTGTGGTGATGACCAACTTCATTGTCACCCCTGGACAGAAACAAGGCAACTGCCCGGAG CTGCCGGACGCGGGGCTCTGCACACGGGACAGTGACTGCAGCCAAGGGAAGTACAGCCGCCAGGGACAAG GGCTCATGACAGGCAAGTGTGTGCATTTCAATAGCTCTGTGAAGACCTGCGAGATCTTTGGCTGGTGCCCCGTTGAAGTTGATGACCACATTCCCAA CCCTGCCCTGTTGTCAGAAGCAGAGAAGTTCACCTTGTTCATCAAGAACAGCATCACCTTCCCCAGGTTCAAGGTGTCCAG GCGCAACTTGGTGGAGAGTGTTACCAAACAGTACCTGAAGAAATGCACCTATCACAAAGTCACCGATTCCTTATGCCCCGTGTTTGACCTGGGCTACATAGTGAAGGAATCGGGTCAGAATTTTACCTTCCTGGCTGTTAAG GGAGGAGTGGTGGGCATCACCATAGACTGGAACTGCGACCTCGACTGGCCCGTCCGGTACTGCAAACCCATTTACCAGTTCCATGGCCTTTACAATGATGACAGTAATGTTTCACCGGGCTTCAACTTCAG ATACGCCAAATACTACAAAGAAGATGGGATGGACAAGAGGACGCTCTACAAGGTGTTTGGAATCCGGTTTGACATTTTGGTGAATGGCAAG GCAGGCAAATTTGACATCATCCCGACCATGACCACAATCGGCTCTGGAATTGGTATTTTTGGAGTG GCCTCTGTCCTCTGCgacctgctcctgctgcatttTCTCCAAGGACGGGACTATtacaagcagaagaaattcaAATATGCAGAACAAGAGCCT TCGAAGTCAcataagaaggaaaaggagctggACAACACACAGTGA
- the P2RX1 gene encoding P2X purinoceptor 1 isoform X2 — MGQKCMEKVSSFLFEYDTPRMVLVRNKKVGLTFRLIQLIVLAYIIGWVFLYEKGYQSQDSIVSSVSVKLKGLTLTNESVMGPHIWDVVDYVFPPQGDNSFVVMTNFIVTPGQKQGNCPELPDAGLCTRDSDCSQGKYSRQGQGLMTGKCVHFNSSVKTCEIFGWCPVEVDDHIPNPALLSEAEKFTLFIKNSITFPRFKVSRRNLVESVTKQYLKKCTYHKVTDSLCPVFDLGYIVKESGQNFTFLAVKGGVVGITIDWNCDLDWPVRYCKPIYQFHGLYNDDSNVSPGFNFRYAKYYKEDGMDKRTLYKVFGIRFDILVNGKAGKFDIIPTMTTIGSGIGIFGVASVLCDLLLLHFLQGRDYYKQKKFKYAEQEPKSHKKEKELDNTQ, encoded by the exons ATGGGGCAGAAGTGCATGGAGAAGGTGTCCTCCTTCCTCTTCGAGTATGATACCCCCAGGATGGTGCTGGTGAGGAACAAGAAGGTGGGACTGACCTTCCGGCTGATCCAGCTCATCGTCCTGGCATACATCATCGG GTGGGTTTTCCTCTATGAGAAGGGCTACCAGTCTCAGGACAGCATCGTCAGCTCGGTCTCGGTGAAGCTGAAAGGCCTGACGCTGACCAACGAAAGTGTCATGGGCCCTCACATCTGGGATGTGGTGGATTATGTTTTTCCACCCCAG GGGGACAACTCGTTTGTGGTGATGACCAACTTCATTGTCACCCCTGGACAGAAACAAGGCAACTGCCCGGAG CTGCCGGACGCGGGGCTCTGCACACGGGACAGTGACTGCAGCCAAGGGAAGTACAGCCGCCAGGGACAAG GGCTCATGACAGGCAAGTGTGTGCATTTCAATAGCTCTGTGAAGACCTGCGAGATCTTTGGCTGGTGCCCCGTTGAAGTTGATGACCACATTCCCAA CCCTGCCCTGTTGTCAGAAGCAGAGAAGTTCACCTTGTTCATCAAGAACAGCATCACCTTCCCCAGGTTCAAGGTGTCCAG GCGCAACTTGGTGGAGAGTGTTACCAAACAGTACCTGAAGAAATGCACCTATCACAAAGTCACCGATTCCTTATGCCCCGTGTTTGACCTGGGCTACATAGTGAAGGAATCGGGTCAGAATTTTACCTTCCTGGCTGTTAAG GGAGGAGTGGTGGGCATCACCATAGACTGGAACTGCGACCTCGACTGGCCCGTCCGGTACTGCAAACCCATTTACCAGTTCCATGGCCTTTACAATGATGACAGTAATGTTTCACCGGGCTTCAACTTCAG ATACGCCAAATACTACAAAGAAGATGGGATGGACAAGAGGACGCTCTACAAGGTGTTTGGAATCCGGTTTGACATTTTGGTGAATGGCAAG GCAGGCAAATTTGACATCATCCCGACCATGACCACAATCGGCTCTGGAATTGGTATTTTTGGAGTG GCCTCTGTCCTCTGCgacctgctcctgctgcatttTCTCCAAGGACGGGACTATtacaagcagaagaaattcaAATATGCAGAACAAGAGCCT AAGTCAcataagaaggaaaaggagctggACAACACACAGTGA